In Thiohalorhabdus sp. Cl-TMA, one genomic interval encodes:
- a CDS encoding LysR family transcriptional regulator: protein MPASDKDLGRKVTLRQLKIFESLARHGSVTRAAEELYLTQPTASMQVKKLSDAVGMPLFEQIGRQLHLTEIGRDLYETCQEIFGSLERLEMRVADMEGLKRGTLKLAVVTTAKYFAPRVLGHFKQRYSGIQVSLKVSNRERILERLAANEDDIYIMGQKPAEDFEVEAVPIAPNPLVVMASSAHPLAEQARIPLERIAEEPYIAREEGSGIRESARQLFASHGLQPNIIMELSSNEAIKHAVAGGLGVSVLSLHSLTLEGSEGPVIVLDVEGFPIARYWYAVYPKGKKLSVVAQSFLEFMVEEGGRAAEHMERMMQALPTSHSISRPEPLDRDP from the coding sequence TTGCCCGCCTCCGATAAGGACCTTGGGCGCAAGGTGACCCTGCGCCAGCTGAAGATATTCGAGTCCCTGGCCCGCCATGGAAGCGTCACCCGCGCGGCCGAGGAGCTCTACCTCACCCAGCCCACGGCCTCCATGCAGGTGAAGAAGCTGTCCGATGCGGTGGGCATGCCCCTGTTCGAGCAGATCGGCCGCCAGCTCCACCTGACCGAGATCGGGCGGGATCTGTACGAGACCTGCCAGGAGATATTCGGCAGCCTGGAGCGGCTGGAGATGCGGGTTGCCGACATGGAGGGCCTCAAGCGCGGCACCCTGAAGCTGGCGGTGGTGACCACTGCCAAGTATTTCGCGCCGCGCGTGCTCGGCCATTTCAAGCAGCGCTATTCGGGCATCCAGGTGTCCCTGAAGGTTTCCAACCGGGAGCGCATCCTGGAGCGGCTGGCGGCCAACGAGGACGACATCTACATCATGGGGCAGAAGCCGGCCGAGGACTTCGAAGTCGAGGCGGTGCCCATCGCCCCCAACCCGCTGGTGGTCATGGCCTCCAGCGCGCATCCCCTGGCGGAGCAGGCGCGGATTCCCCTGGAGCGGATCGCCGAGGAGCCCTACATCGCCCGCGAGGAGGGATCCGGAATCCGGGAATCCGCCCGGCAGCTCTTTGCCTCCCACGGCCTGCAGCCCAACATCATCATGGAGCTCAGCAGCAACGAGGCCATCAAGCACGCCGTGGCCGGCGGCCTCGGGGTCTCGGTGCTGTCCCTCCACAGCCTCACCCTGGAAGGCTCCGAGGGGCCGGTGATCGTGCTCGACGTGGAGGGCTTCCCCATAGCCCGCTACTGGTATGCGGTCTACCCCAAGGGGAAGAAGCTCTCCGTGGTCGCCCAGTCCTTCCTCGAGTTCATGGTGGAGGAGGGCGGCCGGGCGGCCGAGCATATGGAGCGGATGATGCAGGCGCTGCCCACCAGCCATTCCATCTCCCGCCCCGAGCCGCTCGACCGGGACCCGTGA
- a CDS encoding PLP-dependent cysteine synthase family protein has protein sequence MNSVLRPEFGPESPEGTTSILDRIGDTPLVTVEGVWAKLEFLNPSGSIKARIAKYIIERAEAEGKLQPGDTIVEASSGNTGNALSMVAAVKGYRMLVVQPQGISSERLAISRALGAEVMEVGDFHVNEALERARELGEAGGYFCPRQFASELNVEENRTWLGPEILQQLPEGRKPDAVVAGVGTGGTLVGLGQAFRAVNPDCLVIGVEPAESPTITTGAVERHQIEGISDGFIPEILQRHRNEVDYLVPVRSCEAVAEMRRIANQHGCFVGPSSGAHLLAAKALKRDHPELENVITLFCDGGEKYFSEHFLPMKEEV, from the coding sequence ATGAATAGCGTTCTTCGCCCGGAATTTGGCCCGGAGAGCCCGGAAGGTACGACGAGCATTCTCGACCGTATCGGCGATACCCCCCTGGTTACCGTGGAGGGGGTATGGGCCAAGCTGGAGTTTCTGAACCCTTCGGGCTCCATCAAGGCGCGCATTGCCAAATACATCATCGAGCGGGCCGAGGCCGAGGGAAAGCTGCAGCCCGGCGATACCATCGTGGAGGCGTCCAGCGGCAATACCGGCAATGCCTTGTCCATGGTCGCGGCGGTGAAGGGCTATCGGATGCTCGTGGTTCAGCCCCAGGGCATCAGCTCGGAGCGGCTGGCCATCTCCCGCGCCCTGGGCGCGGAGGTAATGGAGGTGGGCGACTTCCATGTCAACGAGGCCTTGGAGCGGGCCCGGGAGCTGGGCGAGGCCGGAGGCTATTTCTGCCCACGGCAGTTTGCCTCGGAGCTGAACGTGGAGGAGAACCGGACCTGGCTGGGGCCCGAGATCCTGCAGCAGCTTCCCGAGGGCCGGAAGCCCGATGCGGTGGTGGCCGGAGTCGGCACCGGCGGGACGCTGGTGGGACTCGGACAGGCCTTCCGGGCGGTGAATCCGGACTGTCTGGTGATCGGCGTGGAGCCGGCCGAGTCCCCGACCATCACCACCGGCGCGGTGGAACGGCACCAGATCGAGGGGATCTCGGATGGGTTCATCCCGGAGATCCTGCAGCGCCACCGGAACGAGGTGGACTACCTGGTGCCCGTCCGCAGCTGCGAGGCCGTGGCCGAGATGCGCCGGATCGCCAACCAGCACGGATGCTTCGTCGGTCCCAGCTCGGGCGCCCACCTGCTGGCCGCCAAGGCGCTCAAGCGTGACCACCCGGAGCTGGAGAACGTGATCACGCTGTTCTGCGACGGGGGCGAGAAATACTTCTCGGAGCACTTTCTCCCCATGAAGGAAGAGGTGTGA
- a CDS encoding acyloxyacyl hydrolase, which produces MHYPWGRPNDNGLLMGILLVGLLAIPAASVRGQAVPEQAVAFRVAGIEVLGDGPGAATLGFGVFNPIEDRAQEKSVHELRVEYRIGEKWNGLGPMAGVLVNAVGGVFGYAGAYADLRLAERWLITPAVGVGAYNRSDGKRLGGVFQFHLGLDAAYRFRNGHRLGLKIAHISNASLQETNLGTESVLLTYTVPTAW; this is translated from the coding sequence ATGCACTACCCTTGGGGCCGGCCCAACGACAACGGGCTTCTGATGGGAATCCTGCTGGTGGGCCTTCTGGCCATCCCCGCTGCGTCCGTTCGGGGACAGGCCGTGCCCGAGCAGGCGGTGGCATTCCGGGTGGCGGGCATCGAGGTGCTCGGGGACGGTCCGGGAGCGGCCACCCTGGGATTCGGCGTCTTCAATCCCATCGAGGACCGCGCGCAGGAGAAATCGGTTCATGAGCTCCGGGTGGAATACCGGATCGGCGAGAAGTGGAACGGGCTGGGTCCCATGGCGGGAGTGCTCGTTAACGCCGTAGGCGGGGTGTTCGGTTACGCCGGGGCTTACGCCGACCTGCGGCTCGCCGAACGTTGGCTGATCACGCCGGCGGTGGGGGTGGGGGCCTATAATCGGAGCGACGGCAAGCGGCTGGGCGGCGTGTTCCAGTTCCACCTGGGCCTGGATGCCGCCTACCGCTTCCGCAACGGCCATCGCCTGGGGCTGAAGATCGCCCACATCTCCAATGCCTCCCTGCAGGAAACCAACCTGGGGACGGAATCGGTGCTCCTGACCTACACCGTCCCCACGGCCTGGTAG